The genomic region CCTGCAAATGATCGAGGCCCTTGCGTTGCCGACCCTCACGGCCCAGCCGGCGGCGGGTGGCACCGTCACGGCGACGGCCATCACCTCCGCGCAAAAGGATTTTGTCCAGGCGGATTTTGTCGGTGCCGATAACAATTTGATCGCGGCCGGCCTTGCGTCAGACAATGCCCTCGTCACATTGATGCGGCAGAACTACTGCGCTTTGGCCGACGTCTCAGGCACGGCTGGTTTCACGTTAGCCGAGCTGCAAGACCTCACGCTTTGCGAATTGAACGACAATCTGGCCACACTAACCCAGGCCGCCGGCAGCTTCCAATCACCTGCTATTCTTACCTGTCTTTCATTCGACTTCAGTTGCACGGCCGTGGATACCACGGATTAACTCGACGCCTTGAAACACGCGGACGCTTAGGGGGACACAAGTATGAAATTTCAACGATGGGGGAAGTGGGTTGCCGGGGCGGTATGCGGCGTGGCGTTGGTTTGTGGAACAACGACTGATGCAAAAGAAACGAGTATCGCAGATGTATTTCCGAGTCTTGGACGGTCCGTCCGATCCCTCGGCATGGGCAACGTCGGATTGACCTTACCCGGCGATGATCCCATGGTCATGTTTTACAATCCGGCAGCACTGCAGGACTTGCCCCATTCCCCGCAATGGATGGCACCAAGCCTCACCGCTTCGATTAATAAAGACCTCATCGCCACAACAAAAGATGTCTTGAACATGCTGGATGATCTCGACAATTCCGGTACACAAACCGGGGACCTCGGTGTGTTTGAGACGTTCTTCAACAAACGCGTGGGACAATTCCAGCAAGTGGAAGTCAATACACCGCTGTTTGCGTTTGGCATGAAGGGCTGGGGCGCGGCGTTACTCCTCGATAGCCGGACCACCTTCTCTTTGCGGAATCGCGCCTTCCCCAATTTCGAAATGCGAACGCGCAACGACGGCGCGGTCGCGGTAGGCAAATCTATCGGCCTGTGGGGCGATGATCTGGCAATCGGCGTAATGGCCAAGGGGATTTATCGGGTCGAGCGCGATAAAATCATCACCACCAACGAGGTCATCGCCAACACGGTCAAAGATCAATTGCGTTGGAGTTCCTGGGGTAAGGGGATCGGATTCGGCGGCGACGTCGGTGTACGTTGGCGACTTCCTTTCTTGTGGGACCTCAAGCCAGTGGTTGCGGTTACGTACCAAGATATTGGAAATACACGATTCCGAAAGACGGCACTTACCGATACACCACAGAGCCTCAATGCAGCGATTGGCTTTCAACCGAAAATTGGCGATGTTGACGTCTTCATCGAAGCGTCCGCCACTCAACTCAATCAAAAACGTGACCTCATGACGCGCCTGCATGCCGGCGCAGAGGTCCGATTCCCACAGTGGGGCATCTTCCAACTCAGTCTCCGGGGTGGTACGAATCAGGGATATGCGAGTGGCGGCTTTACCGTAGATCTCAAGGCCGTGCGTATCGATGGAGCTTTCTTTGGCGAGGAGATCGGTGATCGGAAACGCCAAGGCTCGTCCTACAAATATGCCGTCGCCATCGGCACGCATTTCTAATACTAGCACCGGCTTAATGGCTTAGTGCGCCAGGTCTTCGAATCGGGTGTACTCATTAATAAACGCCAGCTTGACGAGCCCGGTCGGCCCGTTCCGTTGCTTACCAATGATGATCTCGGCGATCCCTTTATCAGGACTTTCGCGATTGTACATTTCGTCGCGATAGACAAAAACGATCACATCGGCATCTTGCTCAATCGCACCGGATTCACGTAAATCAGCCAATTGCGGGCGCTTGTCCTGCCGGTTTTCGACCGCTCGATTGAGCTGCGAGAGCGCCACAACCGGTACGTTCAATTCCTTGGCAAGCGCCTTGAGTGAGCGGGAGATTTCAGAAATTTCACGTTCCCGACTTTCCACCCGGCCTGATACGCGCATTAATTGCAAGTAATCTACCAACACGATCCCCAATCCCTTCTCCCGCTGCAGCCGGCGCGATTTTGCCCGCATCTCCAGCACGCTCAACGCCGGCGTATCATCGATGTAGATCGCCGTTTCAGAAAGTTGTCCGGCGGCTCGGGTTAATTTCGGCCAATCACTCTCCGACAAAAAACCACCGCGCAATTTAGAGGCGTCCACTCGGGCCGTGGAACAGAGCAAGCGCTGCACCACTTGCTCTTTGCTCATTTCCAGAGAAAAGAATGCCGCTGGTTTCCCTTCCGCGAGTGCCGCATTGACCATCATACAAGTCGCCAAACTGGTTTTCCCCATGCTCGGCCGTCCCGCCACAATCACGAGATCGGAGCGCTGAAGCCCTGACGTCATTCGGTCCAAATCACTAAATCCGGTGGGCACTCCAGTCACCGTCGCTTTTTGTTCGTACAACTGCTCAATGGTCTTGAACGTCTCCTTCACCACTTCGCGGAGCGAAAAAAAACTGCGGGTAATTTTCCGCTGTGCGATATCAAAAATCACGCGCTCCGCCTGATCCACCAGGTCATCCACAGCAGCTTGGTCTCCTTCGTACGCAAGCCGTGCAATGTCATTCGCACCCTGGATCAGGCGGCGCAAAATGCCTAATTGGCGCACGATACGGGCATAGTAGGCGATATTGGCCGTGGTCGGCACCTGATCGGCCAGCGATGCCAAGTAGGCGGCGCCACCCAACGACTCAAGTCGTTGCTGGTTGCGCAATGCACTGGTGACCGTGATAAGGTCCGCTGGCTCGTTGCGCTCGTAGAGGGAGAGAATGGTCTGGAAGATTTCACGATGGCCTTCTCGATAGAAGGCCTCGGCTTCGAGCAGCTCGACAACCCGATGAATGGCATCGGGATCAATTAACATCCCCCCTAAGACCGCACGCTCAGCGTCCAAGTCTTGGGGCGGGATACGCTCCGACAACGTTTGTGTCATGAAAATTACGCTGCCGCTTCGACGCGGACCGTCAGAGGGACATGCACTTCGGCATGCAACCGCACTTCAAACGAATATTCACCTACGGTTTTGATCGGTTCTTGGAGCCGAATTTTACGACGATCAATCGTCACACCCAGCTTGGCAATCAACTCACCAATGTCATGCGCGGTCACCGAACCGAACAACTTCCCCTCTTCTCCGACTTCGCGGCTGAACGCCAACGATAAACTTAACAGCTGTTTTGCCACGGCCTCTGCCGCTTGTTTCAACTGCGATTGCTTCGTGGAGATTTGCCGACGCTCGTGTTCCAACATGCGCATATTCTTGGTGTCCGCAAGAACCGCCAACTTGCGCGGCAGGAGATAATTGCGCGCATATCCATCTCGCACTTTGACAATCTCGCCCGGCTTTCCGAGGTTATAGACTTCATCACGTAAGATCACTTCCATAAGGTCTCCTCACACCTGAAGCGCATTCAGGACACTGCGGCCACCGCATGAATGGACGTAAACGGAATGAGCGACAATAGGCGCGCCCGCCGTACGGAAATCGTGACATCGCGTTGATGTCGCGCACAATTTCCAGAAATTCGCCGCGGCACAATCTTCCCGCGTTCGGTCACAAATTGCTGCATGACCCGTACATTCTTGTAATCGACGTCGAGGCCTTGCTCGGTACAAACACGACAGACCTTTTTCCGATTACTATGGCCACCGCTGCCGCCGCCACTTTGACGACGCCCTCCCGGGCCTTCTTTATCGCCGCGTCCACGACGCTCTCCCCGCTCAGGACTTTTCATGCGCATAATATATATCCCTTCCTAGGCATTGACCGCCGATTCCGCACTGGCAACGGGCTGCACCACCGGTTGCTCTGGTGGCCTTGCTCCACTTGCGGCACCAAAATAGAGTTGTAAACGCTTCACATCCGCTTCCTGCTGCGCCTGCCGCGCCGCCACATCAACGGTCGTGGCCAGTTGCACGGTCAAATAGCGCACCGTCATGTCATCCAAACGACAGAAGCGTTCAATTTCGGCGACAGTCGCCCCATCACCGGTATAATCAGCGTAGAGATAAAAACCGCGGGTCTGCTTTTCAATCGGGTATCCGAGACTACGGCGCCCCAGATCCAATAAGTGAAAGAACACCCCATTCCGCTGCTCCACAATCGCCTTGATCCGGTCCCGAGCATGCCGGACCTGCTCCTGTGAAGCGTCACCTCGGATAATAATCGTCGTTTCGTATTCACGCAGTGCCATTGCCATTCTCCTTCGCTTCAGCGCCCTTCCGATGAAACTGCCGCTGCACCACCTCGGGACCCTCCCGAATGAAGAGCAGCACGGCCTCTACCGCTTGTTGAACCATCTCGTCAACTAATTGTCGTTCCCGCTTCGGAAATACATGTAACACATACTCCGCAGCATCCGCCCCTCTCGGAGGCCGGCCAACTCCCACTCGTAAGCGCCAATAGGCCTGGCTGCCGAGGCATTCATGGGTTGAGATGATTCCCCGATGCCCGGCCGCCCCTCGATCGAAGGCCAGTTTCAACGCGCCCAACTCAAGATCGAGGTCGTCATGAACGACCAAGAGATCGTGAAGCGCGACGCCTTCGCGCTTCACTCCTCCCGCAACGGCTTCGCCACTCCGATTCATATACGTCATCGGCTTCATAAAGCCGATACGCAGCGGCCCTTCACTCGTACTGGTAAACAACGATTGATACAACCGTCGGGTCAGCCGCACGCCGAGCGCCTGTGCGGCCTCATCAACCACTCGAAATCCGATATTATGCCGCGTATGCCCGTATTCCTCGCCAGGGTTCCCGAGGCCGACAATCAACTTCACGCGCTCTTCTCACTCCCACCCTTCGCAGGCGCAGATGGCGCCGCCGCTCCTGGGACCGCCTCGCCCTTCTGCGCCATTGCCGGGACTTCGACCGGCGCCGCGGCAACGACGGCAGCCACTTCTTCCTTCTGCGGCGCCACAACTTGCACCACGCTGAAATTATCCGTGTGCGGAAATGTCACTCCCGGCGGCAACTGAATTTCGTTCGCATGGATATTGCCGCCGATCTTCAACGCGCTAATGTCCACGACGACAAATTCGGGTAGCGCATTCGGAAGGCACCGCAATGTTAAGGTCCGCCGACTGACCTCCAACACTCCACCTTCTTTCACCCCAGCGGCTTGACCTTCAAAGTGCAGCGGCACTTCGACTTCGATCTGCTCGTTCACATTAACTGCCAGCAAATCAACGTGCGTAATTTGTTGCTTGAGGGGATCGCGTTGGTATTCCTTGAGCAGTGCCAGCACGGAATCCTGGCCCTCGATCGCCAGATTGATCAGGACACTTCGTCCGGCCGCGCCCTTCAGCGTTTTACTCAAGAGTGCTTGGTTCACACTCAACGCCTTCGGCGCATATCCATGCCCATAGAGCACCGCGGGGATACTCCCCGCCACGCGCAACCGACGCGCCGGCCCCTTGCCCGTTTCCCGCTGTGCTGCTGTAATATTGACTCGTTCCATACCAACTCTCCTTATATGCGTTCGATTTATACAAACAGCGATGAAATCGAATCGGCTTGATAAATACGCCGGATCGCTTCGGCGAGCAGCGGGGCAATCGACATCACATGGATCTTCTTTGCCTCGGCAATTTCCGACCGCACTGCAATCGTATTCGTAACAACGAC from Deltaproteobacteria bacterium harbors:
- the dnaB gene encoding replicative DNA helicase — protein: MTQTLSERIPPQDLDAERAVLGGMLIDPDAIHRVVELLEAEAFYREGHREIFQTILSLYERNEPADLITVTSALRNQQRLESLGGAAYLASLADQVPTTANIAYYARIVRQLGILRRLIQGANDIARLAYEGDQAAVDDLVDQAERVIFDIAQRKITRSFFSLREVVKETFKTIEQLYEQKATVTGVPTGFSDLDRMTSGLQRSDLVIVAGRPSMGKTSLATCMMVNAALAEGKPAAFFSLEMSKEQVVQRLLCSTARVDASKLRGGFLSESDWPKLTRAAGQLSETAIYIDDTPALSVLEMRAKSRRLQREKGLGIVLVDYLQLMRVSGRVESREREISEISRSLKALAKELNVPVVALSQLNRAVENRQDKRPQLADLRESGAIEQDADVIVFVYRDEMYNRESPDKGIAEIIIGKQRNGPTGLVKLAFINEYTRFEDLAH
- a CDS encoding 50S ribosomal protein L9, coding for MEVILRDEVYNLGKPGEIVKVRDGYARNYLLPRKLAVLADTKNMRMLEHERRQISTKQSQLKQAAEAVAKQLLSLSLAFSREVGEEGKLFGSVTAHDIGELIAKLGVTIDRRKIRLQEPIKTVGEYSFEVRLHAEVHVPLTVRVEAAA
- a CDS encoding 30S ribosomal protein S18 — encoded protein: MYIMRMKSPERGERRGRGDKEGPGGRRQSGGGSGGHSNRKKVCRVCTEQGLDVDYKNVRVMQQFVTERGKIVPRRISGNCARHQRDVTISVRRARLLSLIPFTSIHAVAAVS
- the rpsF gene encoding 30S ribosomal protein S6 → MALREYETTIIIRGDASQEQVRHARDRIKAIVEQRNGVFFHLLDLGRRSLGYPIEKQTRGFYLYADYTGDGATVAEIERFCRLDDMTVRYLTVQLATTVDVAARQAQQEADVKRLQLYFGAASGARPPEQPVVQPVASAESAVNA
- a CDS encoding aminoacyl-tRNA hydrolase — translated: MKLIVGLGNPGEEYGHTRHNIGFRVVDEAAQALGVRLTRRLYQSLFTSTSEGPLRIGFMKPMTYMNRSGEAVAGGVKREGVALHDLLVVHDDLDLELGALKLAFDRGAAGHRGIISTHECLGSQAYWRLRVGVGRPPRGADAAEYVLHVFPKRERQLVDEMVQQAVEAVLLFIREGPEVVQRQFHRKGAEAKENGNGTA
- a CDS encoding 50S ribosomal protein L25 encodes the protein MERVNITAAQRETGKGPARRLRVAGSIPAVLYGHGYAPKALSVNQALLSKTLKGAAGRSVLINLAIEGQDSVLALLKEYQRDPLKQQITHVDLLAVNVNEQIEVEVPLHFEGQAAGVKEGGVLEVSRRTLTLRCLPNALPEFVVVDISALKIGGNIHANEIQLPPGVTFPHTDNFSVVQVVAPQKEEVAAVVAAAPVEVPAMAQKGEAVPGAAAPSAPAKGGSEKSA